Proteins from a single region of Mycoplasmopsis edwardii:
- the rpoB gene encoding DNA-directed RNA polymerase subunit beta — translation MSDKKKYVIRKFGPKTERRDYSVTKKSLELTDILSTSKESFDNFMKKRIQEILLDVYPISTGSVKLDYVKNSVDIEYPFKKITSETDEINKCKAKGINFSSKIYIQLQKENTLTGERKTDKVLLGEIPYMTSGGSFIINGSEKVIVSQLVRSPGAYYGIGVRNKQSDDLFNKLEILPRIGSWLEVSHKVTTSTLDTVKVKVDKNKNIQLGTFLASFGFTEKHIRKLFGKNALLDETLKKDKILEKNHQDKDDLVNEAQEDIFRSIRKGDRDTVDAKKSLLPGMLFDRRRYNLSETGRYMLNNKLSLVDRITNTFLAQDIKNKSNEVIFEKGTFIDFELAKKIQESYNLGLVATEKLEDIDPEHVYYKLYRADLTQNNPQNLFNNPDLRKRIKVIRVKVYPNKKWMNDETKEPVIVIANDPKSVEHHLLISDIIAAISYYFNITDGVGQDDDPDSLVNKRIVSVGELIEGQLQLALTKLEKTTKERIGAKDADKVTAKNVTNNKLITNQFKSFFNTSKLSQFMDQINPLAEVSNKRRVTSLGPGGLSRDTAQFEVRDVHSTHYGRICPIETPEGLNIGLILNFATYAKVDDKGFLKTPYYKVNNGVVDYNDVQYLTASEEFGYSIAQSSVHVDENNKITDEFLTIRRNYTYENGRSEDVDFIEVSSKQIVSVAAAGIPFLENDDANRALMGANMQRQAVPLLQTEAPLIATGIEADIAKYSSYNLVAKNAGTVTYVDGSRIHVTRNESTVTDKYTLRNFERSNQGTLIQQRPLVRIGDKVEVGDILTDGSSFKDGELSLGKNVLVGFTTWNGYNFEDAVIINERLVKNDVYTSIHIEEQTIQFRTSRAGNDELTKDIPNASKYSLRNLDEFGIVKVGSEVYPGDVLVGRVSPKGEENPSQEEKMLYAILGQRSPSTKDTSLKVKNGHSGTIIHVEILSREKGDVLEEGIEKIVKVSIAQKRKIKVGDKMAGRHGNKGVISIVLPEEDMPYLEDGTPLDIMLNPQGVPSRMNIGQILELHLGMAARKLGVKFVSPSFDGVKKPDIEAALEEAGLDKTGKQVLIDPITGRKFDKPVSVGVMYMLKLNHMVDDKMHARSVGPYSLITQQPLGGKSQNGGQRFGEMETWALESYGATNVLQEILTYKSDDIVGRNALYSALVSGKEIPTPGTPESFNVLSYELKGLGMKLEASYDDNEDYQVLQFESGGEGE, via the coding sequence ATGAGTGACAAAAAGAAATATGTAATTCGTAAATTTGGTCCTAAAACCGAAAGACGTGATTACTCAGTTACTAAAAAATCATTAGAATTAACTGATATTTTAAGCACAAGTAAAGAAAGTTTTGATAACTTCATGAAAAAAAGAATTCAAGAAATCTTACTTGATGTTTACCCAATTTCTACTGGTAGCGTAAAGTTAGACTATGTTAAAAACTCAGTAGATATTGAATACCCATTCAAAAAGATTACAAGTGAAACTGACGAAATTAATAAATGTAAAGCTAAAGGAATTAACTTTAGTTCAAAAATTTACATTCAACTTCAAAAAGAAAACACTTTAACAGGGGAACGTAAAACTGACAAAGTGTTATTAGGTGAAATTCCATACATGACATCAGGTGGAAGTTTCATTATTAACGGAAGTGAAAAAGTTATTGTAAGTCAGCTTGTTCGTTCACCAGGTGCATACTACGGGATTGGTGTACGTAACAAACAATCAGACGATCTTTTCAACAAATTAGAAATCTTACCTAGAATTGGATCATGACTTGAAGTTTCGCATAAAGTTACAACAAGTACATTAGATACAGTGAAAGTTAAAGTTGACAAAAACAAAAATATTCAACTCGGTACTTTCTTAGCTTCATTTGGATTTACTGAAAAACACATTAGAAAATTATTTGGTAAAAACGCTTTATTAGATGAAACACTTAAGAAAGATAAAATTTTAGAAAAGAATCATCAAGATAAAGATGATTTAGTAAACGAAGCACAAGAAGACATTTTTAGAAGTATTAGAAAAGGTGATCGTGATACAGTTGATGCTAAAAAATCATTATTACCAGGTATGTTATTCGACAGAAGAAGATACAACCTTTCTGAAACAGGTCGTTACATGCTTAACAATAAACTTTCATTAGTTGATCGTATTACAAATACTTTCCTAGCGCAAGATATTAAAAACAAATCAAATGAAGTTATTTTTGAAAAAGGAACTTTTATTGATTTTGAATTAGCTAAGAAAATTCAAGAAAGCTACAACTTAGGATTAGTTGCTACAGAAAAATTAGAAGACATTGATCCAGAACATGTTTATTACAAGTTATATAGAGCTGATTTAACTCAAAATAACCCTCAAAACTTATTCAACAATCCTGATTTAAGAAAAAGAATTAAGGTAATTAGAGTTAAAGTTTATCCAAACAAAAAATGAATGAATGATGAAACCAAAGAACCTGTTATCGTTATTGCTAATGATCCAAAGTCAGTTGAACATCATTTATTAATCTCTGATATTATTGCTGCGATTAGTTACTACTTCAACATTACAGATGGTGTAGGACAAGATGATGACCCAGATTCATTAGTTAACAAACGTATCGTTTCTGTTGGAGAATTAATCGAAGGTCAATTACAGTTAGCATTAACAAAATTAGAAAAAACAACAAAAGAACGTATTGGTGCTAAAGACGCTGATAAAGTTACAGCTAAAAACGTAACAAACAACAAATTAATTACAAACCAATTCAAGTCATTCTTTAACACATCAAAACTTTCACAGTTTATGGATCAAATTAACCCATTAGCTGAAGTTTCAAATAAACGTCGTGTTACATCTTTAGGACCTGGTGGTCTTAGCCGTGACACAGCGCAATTCGAAGTTCGTGACGTTCACTCAACACACTATGGAAGAATCTGTCCTATCGAAACTCCAGAGGGATTAAATATCGGTCTTATTCTTAACTTTGCTACATATGCAAAAGTTGATGATAAAGGATTTTTAAAAACTCCATATTACAAAGTTAATAACGGTGTTGTAGATTACAATGACGTACAATACTTAACAGCTTCTGAAGAATTTGGATACTCAATTGCTCAATCATCAGTACACGTTGATGAAAACAACAAAATTACAGACGAATTTTTAACAATTAGACGTAATTACACATATGAAAACGGTAGAAGTGAAGATGTAGACTTTATTGAAGTTTCATCAAAACAAATTGTTTCAGTTGCTGCTGCTGGTATTCCGTTTTTAGAAAACGATGATGCCAACCGTGCACTTATGGGTGCGAACATGCAACGTCAAGCAGTTCCACTATTACAAACAGAAGCTCCTTTAATCGCAACAGGTATTGAAGCTGATATTGCTAAATACTCATCATACAACTTAGTTGCTAAAAATGCTGGTACAGTTACATATGTAGATGGTTCAAGAATTCATGTTACAAGAAACGAAAGTACAGTTACAGACAAATATACATTAAGAAACTTCGAAAGAAGTAACCAAGGTACATTAATTCAACAAAGACCATTAGTAAGAATTGGTGATAAAGTTGAAGTTGGTGATATCTTAACAGATGGTTCATCATTCAAAGATGGTGAATTATCATTAGGTAAAAACGTTTTAGTTGGATTCACAACATGAAACGGATATAACTTCGAGGATGCTGTAATTATTAACGAAAGATTAGTTAAAAATGACGTTTATACATCAATCCACATCGAAGAACAAACAATTCAATTTAGAACTTCAAGAGCCGGAAATGACGAATTAACTAAAGATATTCCAAATGCTTCAAAATACTCATTAAGAAACTTAGATGAATTTGGTATTGTAAAAGTTGGTTCAGAAGTTTATCCAGGTGATGTTTTAGTTGGTCGTGTATCTCCTAAAGGTGAAGAAAACCCTTCACAAGAAGAAAAAATGCTTTATGCAATTTTAGGACAAAGATCACCTTCAACAAAAGATACATCATTAAAAGTTAAAAACGGACACAGTGGAACAATTATCCACGTTGAAATTCTTTCAAGAGAAAAAGGTGATGTTTTAGAAGAAGGAATTGAAAAAATTGTTAAAGTTTCAATTGCTCAAAAGCGTAAAATTAAAGTTGGTGATAAGATGGCTGGTCGTCACGGAAACAAAGGGGTTATCTCAATCGTTTTACCAGAAGAAGATATGCCATACTTAGAAGATGGAACACCACTTGACATTATGTTAAACCCTCAAGGGGTTCCTTCACGTATGAACATCGGACAAATTCTTGAGTTACACTTAGGTATGGCTGCAAGAAAATTAGGTGTTAAATTCGTATCTCCTTCATTTGATGGTGTTAAAAAGCCAGATATTGAAGCAGCTTTAGAGGAAGCTGGATTAGATAAAACAGGAAAACAAGTTCTTATCGACCCAATTACAGGTAGAAAGTTTGATAAACCAGTTTCAGTTGGTGTTATGTACATGCTTAAGCTTAACCACATGGTTGACGATAAGATGCATGCTCGTTCAGTTGGTCCATACTCATTAATTACACAACAACCACTTGGAGGTAAATCTCAAAACGGTGGTCAAAGATTTGGGGAAATGGAAACATGAGCTTTAGAATCATATGGAGCAACAAATGTATTACAAGAAATCTTAACTTACAAATCAGATGATATTGTTGGGCGTAATGCTTTATATAGTGCTTTAGTGTCAGGGAAAGAAATTCCTACACCAGGTACTCCAGAATCATTCAACGTTTTAAGTTATGAATTAAAAGGACTTGGTATGAAATTAGAAGCAAGTTATGACGATAATGAAGATTATCAAGTATTACAATTTGAATCAGGGGGTGAAGGTGAATAA